tcACCCAAAACGAACGAACTGTTGAGGAATAAAACCGCATCAATGTGTGCAATTGCAAGACAGTGGAAGCAAAGCTCAAATAACTGAGACAGCGGGATCAGAGAAGTTCAATCAAAtgcacaaatataaaataaaaaataacagtgCTAATCAGCGCATTGGGACATTTTACCCCCTGACAAATAATATGACATTCGCACCCTTTTTTCGAAAAGTGTTTACCAAACGTTCATTAAAGCTCTTAACATTTCTGCAAAACCACAGTGGAGAGAAGGAAACCAGTCAGGTTACTTCTCATCAACGACAGCCATGGGATTGTCATAGGCGGCATCTTCCAAGTCATCAACATTTTTCCTGCGCATCTCTGCTGGAGGTCTTGGTGGCGGGTTCTGAGGGGGATTCTTAATGCTTGGAGCTGCCCTCCTGACTTGCACTCTTGGTAGAATGGGTTCCCAGTGTTCTCCGTGGATGGCCGCCTTAAATAGCAAGAAATAGATTGAAAAAAGTAAGCAATCACCCCATtctccaaaataaaatgtatagtTCTTAATGTTGTGGACCACttgcaaatgtaattttgaaaAGCAGAGCCACCAGGCACATGGCTGGCAATTGACACAAGGACCAAATGACTGTCACACCTCTTCCTTGTCAAATTTCAGGTGTGCTGAAATCTGCTCTTGAAATATGACTCAAGAGCTGTGCCATTTATGAAACAATCTCTTCCTTGTAACCGTTTCCACCAACTTCCTGCATGGGCTGAACAAAACGTAAAAATATACTGACGCAATATTTTACTTACTGAGAGGTAGATGAGGCTGGCGATAGCGAGGCAAACGCACCCAAGGACAGTAGCAAGCATAAAACCAGCAGGAACAGACAGCCTGGAAAATAGATGGAGGTATTTATTTCGGTCAATGCGACAACATAATAGAAAAGACTGTTTGGAAGGAATGTTGTCGAGCAAAGGAAATGGACTCGGATTTTCAACTCACGCTGCATGTAAAAAGGCTCTGACGTAGTAATTCCTTGTCAGAGGCCCGAAAGCtttaacacacacagtgaAACAATACTGTCCCCTGAGAACAAAAGATAAGGAGAGATTAACCAATCACTTCATCATGCCACCATGTTAATCTTCATTTAATGGATGCAATGGCATCACTTACTTTCGTTCCACACCGGTGCCTTTTGCTCTTCTGCTTCTCGGGTACTCCAGCAGACATATGAAGACGCCAGCGACACTGCGTAACGCTGTCAAGGCTTTCTTATCGGACAGGTTTGCTAACATGTGCTATTACATGGGAATTAACCCTCCTCAAATACTTTGTACACcccacagacatttttaagatGTAAACTAATGGGAAAGACAGAATATGAGCCAAAAAAGTCATTGTTGTTTCTCGAAACTGATAACAGTAATAAATATGTTGTCATATTTCTGCCACAGCATAAATATTAATTACAGCGGTACAGTAAGCAGCAAATGTATATTGGTATAACCGAAGAGGACATTACCGGCCTatgaaatggacattttcacagAGACAATTTGAGTTAAATACCTTTAAGCCATTTGGGCAAAGGATACATAGCATAGGCAGCAAACTGCCACCCTCTGAACAGCCCTGCCGCCCCCACAATGCCTCCAGTAAGGAGAACTGCAACAAGGAAGCAGGAAGATGCTTAGCACATTTAATTGAACACATTGaactaaaagaaataaataaaatacttgaGTAACAGTGacttcaaaaatatatatttcaggATTGGAATCTAAATACTAATAACATTTGTTTGGAAAA
The window above is part of the Syngnathus acus chromosome 3, fSynAcu1.2, whole genome shotgun sequence genome. Proteins encoded here:
- the LOC119120172 gene encoding cytochrome b-245 light chain — encoded protein: MGKIEWAMWANEQALASGLILLTGGIVGAAGLFRGWQFAAYAIVAGVFICLLEYPRSRRAKGTGVERKGQYCFTVCVKAFGPLTRNYYVRAFLHAALSVPAGFMLATVLGCVCLAIASLIYLSAAIHGEHWEPILPRVQVRRAAPSIKNPPQNPPPRPPAEMRRKNVDDLEDAAYDNPMAVVDEK